The sequence CGCTGGATGAACTGCGCGCCCGCCACCGGCCCACGGTTCTCGTGTACGCCCGGCTGTGCACCACCGGCGAGTACGCGGCCCGGGAGCTGACGGCCCACGCGTTCACGCTGGCCGCCCAGGAGACCGTACGCGGGGTCGACCCGCGCGGTCCGTGGCGGCACCAGCTCCTCCTCCTGGCCTGGCGGGTGGCCGTCGCGTGGGCCGGGGACCAGCGCTCCCGCCGGCTCGACCCCGGACTGCTCGCGCGGCTGCACGAGTCCGGACCCGGCGGCCCGACCCCGCCGATGCTCGACGCGTTCCGCTCGCTCCCCACCCGGGTCCAGGGCCTCATCTGGTACGGGCTGGTCGAGCCCGTACCCGAGGACGAGACGGCCGAACTGCTCGGCGTCACCCGCGAGGACGTGACGTACGGGACGGAGTCGGCGCTCCAGGCGTTGCGCGCGACTTTCCTGAAGTCCCACCTCGCCGCTTCCGGTGACCCGCGCTGCCAGGACTTCCGCCGGCTGATCGAGGAGTCGGTACGCCCCGACATCCCCCGTCACAGCCCGGATCTGCGCGCCCACATGGCCGAGTGCGGGCACTGCGCCACGGCGTACGAGGTGCTCTCCGCGCTGCGGGACGACCCGCGTACGGCGCTGGCCGAGGGCCTGCTTCCGTGGGGCGGCACGGCGTACGCGTCGGCCGTCGAGACCCGGCCGCGCGCCCACGAGCGGGCCGAGTCGGGGCCCTGGGTGGCGCTGGGGACCTGGCCGCCGTCCCGTCGATTCGTCCTGACCTCCGCGGCGCTGGGGATGGCGCTGGCCCCGCTGCTCCTCTTCCTCGTCCCCTCGGACGGCACGCGGTCCCAGGAGGCGGGCGGCACGGCTCCCGTACGTCCACCGGTGACGGTGACGGCCACGGTCCCCACGACACCGCTGCCCTCGGCGACGAGCACGACGAAGCCGCCGAAGCCGCCGAAGCCGACGCGCAGTCCGAGCCCCACGAAGTCGGCGGCCCCGAGTCCGTCGCGCACGAAGCAGACGCCGCCCCCGTCCCCTCCCGGCGGCAGCTACACCCAGGTGGTCAACCTCGCCTCGGGCCGCTGTCTGGACATCCGCGACGGCGACCTGGAGAAGGGCACGGACGTGATCACGGCGACCTGCTCCTCGTCCCGCACGCAGCGCTGGCGCGTCGACGCGGACCAGGGCGCTCTGCGGTCGTACGCCGACCCCGACTTCTGCCTGGACAGCCGCGGCGCGACCGACGACGGCGTGGGCATCTGGGAATGCGACTCGCTCGACGGCCGCAACGGCCCGAACCTGCGCTTCGCGGTGACCTCGACGGGCGCCCTCCGCCCGGCCATAGCCCCGGATCACGCGCTGACGCCATCCGGCGACAACGCCTTGGACCTGACCCCGGACACCGGCGG is a genomic window of Streptomyces sp. NBC_00414 containing:
- a CDS encoding ricin-type beta-trefoil lectin domain protein, with protein sequence MARGESEDDRPGGGVHTGASDARLTELLRADASTGQAALDELRARHRPTVLVYARLCTTGEYAARELTAHAFTLAAQETVRGVDPRGPWRHQLLLLAWRVAVAWAGDQRSRRLDPGLLARLHESGPGGPTPPMLDAFRSLPTRVQGLIWYGLVEPVPEDETAELLGVTREDVTYGTESALQALRATFLKSHLAASGDPRCQDFRRLIEESVRPDIPRHSPDLRAHMAECGHCATAYEVLSALRDDPRTALAEGLLPWGGTAYASAVETRPRAHERAESGPWVALGTWPPSRRFVLTSAALGMALAPLLLFLVPSDGTRSQEAGGTAPVRPPVTVTATVPTTPLPSATSTTKPPKPPKPTRSPSPTKSAAPSPSRTKQTPPPSPPGGSYTQVVNLASGRCLDIRDGDLEKGTDVITATCSSSRTQRWRVDADQGALRSYADPDFCLDSRGATDDGVGIWECDSLDGRNGPNLRFAVTSTGALRPAIAPDHALTPSGDNALDLTPDTGGTGQRWRAGAA